GCGGGACGGCCCTTTCTTCCCTGACGGCCACACAATTGATGGGAGAGCGAGCTGCACTCAACGGCTTTCGCATTCCTGGCCGCATCTCGGCCGGGGGCGGATGTCGGCTCTATGATACGCTGGACATGCCTGTCGCGCTGACCCTCGCGCGGCCCGATGACCGCGCGATGCTGCCCGCCTTGTTCGGAGAGAGCGGGATCGACGGAGGGGATGACGCGCAGTTGATCGCTGCCTTTGCCGCCCGGCGGAGCGAAGAGATGGTCGCGCAAGGCCGGTTGCTGGGCCTGGCCATTGCGCGAATTGGCGAAACGCCGGTCAGCCCCGTCTGCGCCATCACTGCGGAAGGAGAGATAAAGGCACGAACGGCGCCACCGCTTGTCATCGACCTGTCGGCGCTCTGGGCCGGGCCGCTAGCGGCGCATCTCGTCGGCCTGTGTGGCGCGCGCGTCATCAAGGTGGAGAGCCACACCCGGCCCGACCGGATGCGGGAAGGCGATCCCGCGCTCTTTGCCCGGCTGAACCAGGGTAAGGCCAATATCGCGCTGGACCTGCGCCATGGCGTCGACCGGGCGGCGCTGATCGCATTGATAAGCCGGGCCGATCTGGTGATCGAGTCGGCGCGGCCGCGCGCGCTCCGGCAATTGGGGATCGATGCCGATGCGCTGGTCCGCGCGGTGCCGGGGCTGGTCTGGATGACGATCACCGGCCATGGAACGAGCGGGGAAGCGGCCCATTGGATCGGCTTCGGCGATGATTGCAGCGTTACGGGCGGCTTGAGCAGCGCGCTTCTCGATGCCGGTGGGTCGGTTGGCTTCGGCGGCGACGCCTGTGCCGATCCGTTGATCGGCATCCGTGCCGCGCATCTGGCGCTGGCGCGGCTGCGCGATGGACGGGGCGCACGCATGATCCTGTCGATGAGCGCTATCATCGCCCATGCGCTGGCCAGCGAGACGCGGCGGGACGAAGACGCGCTGATGGCCGACCTGCGGTCCTGGAGCATGGCTGGCGGATCGTCTTTCCCAACGGTCGAACCCAGGCCATTCGGCGCGGTCGCCGCTCTGGGGCAGGACAATGAAGCCTGGCTCACGTCATGCTGATCCGTCGGGCCGAGATTGACGGGCATCTGGCCGATATACGCATCGCAAATGGGCGGATCGCGGCTATCGGGCTGCTTGAGCCAGATCCTGACGAGCAAGTGATCGAGGCGGGTGGAGGCGCGTTGCTGCCCGGACTGCACGACCATCATATCCATTGCGCCGCGCTGGCAGTCGCGCGCAACTCCATCGCCTGCGGGCCGCCGGAGGTGAGGGACGAAGAGGATCTCGCACGGATATTGGCGCAACCGGGAGCCGGCTGGCTGCGCGGCGTGGGCTATCATGAAAGCGTTGCCGGCATGTTGGACGCCGCGACGCTCGATCGCTGGACGGGCGATCGTCCGGTGCGGATACAGCATCGTTCCGGGCGCATGTGGTTCCTCAACAGCGCGGCGCTGGACCGTTTATTGTCTACAACCTCCCCGCCGGAGGGAATGGAGCGCAACGGCGGACGCTGGACGGGACGCCTGTTCGATGCGGATGCCTGGCTGCGTTCCGCGCTGGGCGGCACGCCGCCGGAGCTGGCAGCCGTGAGCGCGGAGCTGGCCTCGCTGGGGATAATCGGCATCACCGACATGTCGCCGGCCAATGACAGACGCATGGCGGCGCATTTCGCGGCGGAACAGGACGCCGAGCGCCTGATCCAGCGCATCGTGCTGGCCGGAACGCTGGCCCTGTCGGACACGCCGCCGCCTGCCGCCGTGACGATCGGCCCCGCCAAGCTGCATCTGCACGAACATCAACTGCCCGATTTCGACGCCTGCGTGGCCTTTCTGCGCAACGCGCATGAGCGGGGTCGCAATGCCGCCATCCACTGCACCACGGAGGTTGAGCTGGTGTTCGCGCTGGCGGCGCTGGAAGAGGCTGGCGTACAACAAGGCGGACGCATCGAACATGCCGGCATCACGCCCGACATATTGCTGGCGCGGATGGCCGATCTGGGCATCCGCGTCGTCAGCCAGCCGCATTTCATCGCCGAGCGTGGCGATCAATATCTTGCCGATGTCGATCCACGGGAGAGGTTGCTCCTCTACCGCCTTGCCGCCTTCCGTCGGATGGGCATCACGCTGGCGGCCGGCAGTGACGCGCCCTATGGCCGTCCCGATCCCTGGGCCTCCATGCGGGCTGCCGTATCGCGCCAAACCGCAAGCGGCATTTACGTAGGCGAGGATGAAGCCCTGACGCCGGAGGACGCGCGCGATCTGTTCCTGGCCGATCCGATGGAGTTGGATCGCATCCGCCGGATAACGAAAGGCGCGCCGGCAGACCTCTGCCTGCTCGATCGCAATTGGGCACAGGCCCGTGCGCGGCTGGATGCCAACGATGTGCGGACGACCATCATTGCCGGATCAGTCGTCTATAATCGCGTCGACAAGACCCCAATCTAGCGCCGTCCGCGCACCGATCCGCTTGCCCGACAGCATCATCAGGGCCGCACGCTGCCGACCGATCCGGCGGGCGACCGAAATACAGCCCCCCGCTCCCGGCAATATGCCCATGGCAAGTTCGGGCAACTGGAACCAGGCGAAGCGACTGGCGGTCAGCCGGGCGGCGAAGGCCGCCATCTCCAGCCCCGATCCCACGCAGGCGCCCTGCACATGCGCTTCCAGCCGATCCGCGCATTGTGCGATGGAATGGGCGGGCAATGCCGCCATGCGGATGGCATGGGCGGTAGCGGGATCGCGCGTCGTACCAAATTCGGCCAGGTCGGCCCCCAACGAGAAGCTTCGTCCTTCCGCGCGCAACCGGATATGCGCGACGTCCCTGTCCAGCGCGGCCAGATCGAAAATCTCCCGCAACGCATCGCGCATCGGACGGTCAATCGCATTGTCCGCATGGGGACGGGCCAGACAGATGTCGAGACGGTCATCGTCGCGTACAGCATGAACCGCGCCTGGAGAATGGAGCTGTGGCTTTCCCTGCATTACCAGCCAGGCCGAATGGCCAGCGCTGCCTTGAAGCAGCCCATAGGCCATGGATTCCGCAACCAGCGCCGCATCTATCGCCATGGTTTCGGTCAGACGCAGTAGCTGCACCAGAATGGCGGCAGCGTGCGGCTGGGCTTCGATCGCCGTAACGAGCGCGTCCAGCGACACCGGCGGTTCGACCAGCAGGTCGCAGCGTGACGCATGGGGATGGGCGCGGTCGCCGATACCGATTAACGGACAGGCAGGCAGATGCCATTCCGCATCGTCCGCCACGCCATCAAGATCGATGACTGCCAGCACCGCGCCGTCATGCTGAGACGGAAAGACGAGCGTCAGCGGATCGATGCGGGCGAACGGGTTGGCCATCGAGCCAATGTAGAGCGTAGCGAGCGCGAGGCCAAAAGCCAGTCCTCACTCATCGCCCAAGCGTTGCCCTTTACCGTTGGCGCGGACGAAACAACGACACAATA
The window above is part of the Sphingobium sp. BYY-5 genome. Proteins encoded here:
- a CDS encoding CoA transferase; translation: MAGPRALPLSHWAEAELRSIERLGGGTALSSLTATQLMGERAALNGFRIPGRISAGGGCRLYDTLDMPVALTLARPDDRAMLPALFGESGIDGGDDAQLIAAFAARRSEEMVAQGRLLGLAIARIGETPVSPVCAITAEGEIKARTAPPLVIDLSALWAGPLAAHLVGLCGARVIKVESHTRPDRMREGDPALFARLNQGKANIALDLRHGVDRAALIALISRADLVIESARPRALRQLGIDADALVRAVPGLVWMTITGHGTSGEAAHWIGFGDDCSVTGGLSSALLDAGGSVGFGGDACADPLIGIRAAHLALARLRDGRGARMILSMSAIIAHALASETRRDEDALMADLRSWSMAGGSSFPTVEPRPFGAVAALGQDNEAWLTSC
- a CDS encoding amidohydrolase family protein, with the protein product MLIRRAEIDGHLADIRIANGRIAAIGLLEPDPDEQVIEAGGGALLPGLHDHHIHCAALAVARNSIACGPPEVRDEEDLARILAQPGAGWLRGVGYHESVAGMLDAATLDRWTGDRPVRIQHRSGRMWFLNSAALDRLLSTTSPPEGMERNGGRWTGRLFDADAWLRSALGGTPPELAAVSAELASLGIIGITDMSPANDRRMAAHFAAEQDAERLIQRIVLAGTLALSDTPPPAAVTIGPAKLHLHEHQLPDFDACVAFLRNAHERGRNAAIHCTTEVELVFALAALEEAGVQQGGRIEHAGITPDILLARMADLGIRVVSQPHFIAERGDQYLADVDPRERLLLYRLAAFRRMGITLAAGSDAPYGRPDPWASMRAAVSRQTASGIYVGEDEALTPEDARDLFLADPMELDRIRRITKGAPADLCLLDRNWAQARARLDANDVRTTIIAGSVVYNRVDKTPI
- a CDS encoding enoyl-CoA hydratase/isomerase family protein, which translates into the protein MANPFARIDPLTLVFPSQHDGAVLAVIDLDGVADDAEWHLPACPLIGIGDRAHPHASRCDLLVEPPVSLDALVTAIEAQPHAAAILVQLLRLTETMAIDAALVAESMAYGLLQGSAGHSAWLVMQGKPQLHSPGAVHAVRDDDRLDICLARPHADNAIDRPMRDALREIFDLAALDRDVAHIRLRAEGRSFSLGADLAEFGTTRDPATAHAIRMAALPAHSIAQCADRLEAHVQGACVGSGLEMAAFAARLTASRFAWFQLPELAMGILPGAGGCISVARRIGRQRAALMMLSGKRIGARTALDWGLVDAIIDD